In Paenibacillus sonchi, a single genomic region encodes these proteins:
- a CDS encoding ABC transporter ATP-binding protein codes for MPQLIVETKGLTRRFGELVSVNEVNLEVPKGKIYGFLGPNGAGKTTTIKMLLGLLRADAGTIRMFGQEMPENSLDILRKVGSLVENPSYYGHLTGYKNLKILSTLLKLPDRRIGEVLEIVRLTSSANRKVSGYSLGMKQRLGIAAALLRGPQLLILDEPTNGLDPAGIQEIRHLMLSLAHDQGMTILLSSHLLSEVDTIADEIGIISSGRLVYQGALELLERRRGKVLEFAVERPEEALRTLLLQGFIVERKGNMLSVAAENASMPQAELFKLLGPYGIMNAREHSKSLEELFMELTGKGVSL; via the coding sequence ATGCCGCAACTTATAGTGGAGACCAAAGGGCTGACCCGCCGCTTCGGCGAACTGGTGTCGGTTAATGAAGTGAACCTGGAGGTTCCCAAGGGAAAGATCTACGGTTTTCTGGGGCCGAACGGTGCGGGAAAGACTACAACGATTAAAATGCTGCTGGGATTGCTCCGCGCAGATGCCGGGACGATCCGCATGTTTGGACAAGAGATGCCGGAGAACAGTCTGGACATTTTGCGCAAGGTAGGCTCTCTGGTAGAGAACCCGTCCTATTACGGGCATCTGACCGGGTACAAAAATTTGAAAATATTGAGCACACTGCTGAAGCTGCCTGACCGGCGCATCGGTGAGGTATTGGAAATTGTGCGGCTGACGTCAAGCGCGAACCGCAAAGTGAGCGGATATTCCCTTGGCATGAAGCAGCGGCTGGGCATCGCAGCAGCCCTGCTGCGGGGGCCGCAGCTGCTGATCCTGGATGAGCCGACCAACGGCCTGGACCCCGCGGGCATCCAGGAAATACGGCATCTGATGCTGTCGCTGGCCCATGATCAGGGGATGACGATCCTGCTGTCCAGCCATCTGCTGAGCGAGGTGGATACGATTGCAGATGAGATCGGGATTATCAGCAGCGGCCGGCTCGTCTATCAGGGGGCATTGGAATTGCTGGAGCGGCGGAGGGGCAAAGTGCTGGAATTTGCCGTGGAGCGCCCGGAGGAAGCACTGCGTACGCTATTGCTGCAAGGATTCATCGTGGAGCGGAAAGGCAATATGCTGTCGGTTGCGGCAGAGAATGCCAGTATGCCGCAGGCAGAATTGTTCAAGCTGCTGGGCCCATACGGGATTATGAATGCACGGGAACACAGCAAATCGCTGGAAGAGCTGTTCATGGAGCTGACCGGAAAGGGAGTAAGCTTATGA
- a CDS encoding sensor histidine kinase translates to MTGVLRVGLRLLLFLLALFVGAVAVWLVLFILFLFMRDLVPWLKGFRYMQFQIWSFLAVCLAALAFYLWSLMKPVFYMLTWLKRLAQGHYDEPSRSNWRGRPLSGNQLKLPYTLFREIIGQMSMLTLALQRTEKERRELDEKRKSWIAGVRHDLKTPLAYIRGYSSMIAAADQYSWSTAEIIQFGSLMEQKTIQVEQLIEDMNASYQLDGSEAPLSRESTEMARFIRQIVTDVADHPLAAQHTFAFNTAGEKCLDIDQRMIRRALHNLLWNAVIHNPAGCHIEAEVYWDQHGLTVEIRDNGTGIDAETLERLNAAEDDVLSARARLAGSGLGMVLAKDFVTRHGGTMTVHSKLQQGTRITLFFCFESRPDPSLGCWPVFYYIGNYCVGEFYLIFTFLYPAATSSGYYSLHIKDMR, encoded by the coding sequence ATGACAGGGGTTCTTCGTGTTGGTCTGCGGCTGCTGCTCTTTCTGCTGGCGCTGTTCGTAGGTGCTGTTGCCGTCTGGCTCGTCCTGTTTATTCTTTTTCTTTTTATGCGTGATCTGGTTCCATGGCTGAAGGGGTTTCGGTACATGCAGTTTCAAATCTGGAGCTTCCTGGCTGTGTGCTTGGCTGCCCTTGCCTTTTATCTGTGGAGCCTGATGAAGCCGGTTTTTTATATGCTGACCTGGCTGAAGCGGCTGGCGCAAGGCCACTATGACGAACCTTCGCGGAGCAATTGGCGCGGACGCCCCCTTTCCGGAAATCAGCTCAAGCTGCCTTATACGCTCTTTAGGGAAATCATCGGGCAGATGTCTATGTTGACCCTTGCGCTGCAGCGGACAGAGAAAGAAAGACGCGAATTGGATGAGAAGCGCAAAAGCTGGATTGCGGGTGTGCGGCATGATCTGAAAACCCCGCTGGCTTATATTCGCGGTTACAGCTCCATGATTGCGGCTGCCGACCAATATTCGTGGTCCACTGCGGAAATCATCCAGTTCGGCTCCTTAATGGAACAAAAGACGATCCAGGTTGAGCAGCTGATTGAAGATATGAATGCTTCCTACCAGCTGGACGGCAGCGAGGCCCCGCTCTCACGGGAGTCTACGGAGATGGCAAGGTTTATCCGGCAGATTGTTACCGATGTCGCCGATCATCCGCTGGCTGCACAGCATACCTTCGCCTTCAATACAGCCGGGGAGAAATGCCTGGATATCGACCAACGCATGATTCGGCGGGCGCTGCACAACCTGCTGTGGAATGCGGTGATTCACAATCCCGCGGGATGCCATATTGAAGCTGAAGTATACTGGGATCAGCACGGACTGACGGTTGAGATCCGCGACAATGGGACGGGAATCGATGCGGAGACGCTGGAGCGGCTGAATGCTGCTGAAGACGATGTGTTGTCGGCACGGGCCAGATTGGCGGGCTCCGGCCTGGGCATGGTGCTGGCAAAAGATTTTGTAACACGGCATGGCGGCACAATGACGGTACATAGCAAACTGCAGCAAGGAACACGTATCACCCTTTTTTTCTGTTTTGAAAGCAGGCCGGACCCATCTTTGGGGTGTTGGCCTGTTTTTTATTATATTGGAAATTATTGTGTGGGGGAATTTTACTTGATTTTTACTTTTCTTTACCCCGCTGCTACTTCCAGCGGCTATTATAGTCTCCATATTAAAGATATGAGGTGA
- a CDS encoding CDP-alcohol phosphatidyltransferase family protein — protein sequence MGQIKHIPNILSALRILCSLLLLALQPLSAMFLGLYLICGASDVLDGYVARKTNSTSSLGASIDSVADVVFITVLLVVFLPILQLSLWVICWIAAIALIRLGSLLVGYVKYHALSFLHTYANKATGLALFSFPFLYSISGLTTTSIIICGLASCSAIEELLINIQSKELLRDDAGWMFRK from the coding sequence GTGGGACAAATAAAACATATACCCAATATACTCTCTGCCCTGAGGATACTGTGCTCTCTGCTGCTGCTCGCTCTGCAACCGTTATCCGCCATGTTTTTGGGCCTGTATCTTATATGCGGGGCAAGTGATGTGCTCGATGGATATGTCGCGAGAAAGACCAACAGCACCAGTTCTTTAGGGGCCAGTATAGACAGTGTTGCGGATGTTGTTTTTATAACCGTTCTGCTGGTTGTCTTCCTTCCGATCCTTCAGCTCTCCCTGTGGGTCATCTGCTGGATAGCCGCGATTGCTCTGATTCGCCTGGGCTCATTGCTGGTCGGATATGTAAAATACCACGCATTATCTTTTCTGCACACTTATGCCAACAAGGCAACAGGACTGGCGCTATTCAGTTTCCCGTTTCTGTACAGTATATCCGGACTCACCACGACCTCCATTATAATTTGCGGATTAGCCAGCTGCTCGGCCATAGAAGAACTGCTGATCAATATACAATCCAAAGAGCTGTTAAGGGATGACGCGGGGTGGATGTTTAGAAAATGA
- a CDS encoding ABC transporter permease, whose protein sequence is MMWRVLRAEGMRLKPAACWLPVISSGLFIAFMALEWYLYFKGPAGVYGVFNVMYMFLGFVMLLNTALLAGMIAGVEHESNSWKQLLTLPISRAALYWAKALWVLVLLLCTALLIIAGLLLLWICYTSEPLPFQFLIRQIVYSFLASAAVLGLQMWLSVQFSNQAIPMSIGLLGAVSGLFIARDSSAALWTWVWPWAYPTLSSPFMAHPGRWIGISAGLGAMLLAAGTLHFKNKQF, encoded by the coding sequence ATGATGTGGCGGGTCCTGCGGGCCGAAGGCATGCGGCTCAAACCGGCAGCCTGCTGGCTGCCGGTTATCAGCTCCGGGCTGTTCATCGCATTTATGGCGCTGGAATGGTACCTCTATTTCAAAGGTCCGGCAGGGGTATACGGCGTGTTTAATGTGATGTATATGTTTCTGGGTTTCGTGATGCTGCTGAACACCGCGTTGCTCGCTGGCATGATTGCCGGTGTGGAACACGAATCCAACAGCTGGAAGCAGCTGTTGACCCTGCCCATATCCCGTGCTGCTCTTTATTGGGCCAAGGCGTTGTGGGTTCTTGTCCTGCTGCTCTGTACTGCCTTGCTGATTATTGCCGGCCTGCTTCTGCTCTGGATCTGCTACACCTCCGAACCGCTGCCGTTCCAGTTCCTGATCAGGCAAATCGTGTACAGCTTTCTCGCCTCAGCAGCGGTGCTGGGGCTGCAGATGTGGCTGTCGGTCCAATTCTCGAACCAGGCCATTCCGATGTCCATTGGCTTATTGGGCGCTGTGTCCGGCCTGTTCATCGCGCGGGACAGCAGTGCAGCATTGTGGACCTGGGTGTGGCCATGGGCCTATCCGACCCTGTCCAGTCCGTTCATGGCGCATCCCGGGAGGTGGATTGGCATTAGCGCAGGCCTGGGAGCGATGCTGCTGGCCGCCGGGACCCTGCATTTCAAAAACAAACAATTCTGA
- a CDS encoding response regulator transcription factor, whose product MNDTILIIEDEAGIACMLELLLSREGYSSVLTASTGAEAMSLLDSREPDIILLDVMLPDCNGFELCLELRKKTNAPVLFLTSRAADYDKLTGFAMGGDDYITKPFNSLEVVARIKAQLARKRLYQQEAPAACYAFADFEISKDTGGLTVRGQQVHCTAKEFALLLFFAEHPGRLFTTAQLYEQVWGQMQLGDEKTVVIYISKVRNKIERDPKQPRYIVNFRGLGYKFIPDPVPGGQV is encoded by the coding sequence ATGAACGACACGATATTGATCATAGAAGATGAAGCAGGAATTGCCTGCATGCTAGAGCTGCTGCTGTCGAGGGAAGGATATTCTTCCGTCCTTACCGCTTCTACCGGGGCGGAGGCGATGAGCCTGCTGGACAGCCGGGAGCCTGATATTATTTTGCTGGATGTGATGCTCCCGGACTGCAACGGCTTCGAGCTGTGTCTGGAACTGCGCAAAAAAACAAACGCCCCGGTCTTATTCCTGACTTCGAGGGCTGCCGATTATGACAAGCTGACCGGATTTGCGATGGGCGGGGACGATTATATCACGAAGCCGTTCAACTCCCTGGAGGTGGTGGCGCGGATCAAAGCCCAGCTTGCCAGAAAAAGGCTGTATCAGCAGGAGGCTCCGGCCGCCTGTTACGCTTTTGCTGATTTTGAGATCAGCAAGGACACCGGCGGGCTGACGGTGCGCGGCCAGCAGGTGCATTGTACGGCTAAGGAGTTTGCGCTGCTGCTGTTTTTCGCCGAGCATCCGGGCCGGCTTTTTACAACGGCTCAGCTCTATGAACAGGTCTGGGGCCAAATGCAGCTGGGCGATGAAAAAACGGTTGTGATTTATATCTCCAAAGTCAGGAACAAAATAGAGCGGGACCCGAAGCAGCCCCGTTACATTGTTAATTTCCGCGGGTTAGGCTACAAATTTATTCCGGACCCCGTGCCGGGCGGACAAGTATGA
- a CDS encoding ABC-2 transporter permease, whose product MKSLILKDLYNIGHNAKSMFFMLLVFAFIFVPFSGPEAYIIASGVLCSMMVMTTFSFDDNSKWMKYAMVTPVTKKDLVASKFIVLLIFSIIGVVIGLVIGFIGGIIVRKVDYSNMSDVLTLPVVAVVGLVIAEILGSMSIPLLFKFGTEKARTLSLVSFIIPAVICFGVYEILIFFGVSFTDQLELILLCCSPVIALVWNLMMYKISYAIFSKKELLY is encoded by the coding sequence ATGAAAAGCTTGATTTTAAAAGATTTGTATAACATTGGACACAACGCAAAATCCATGTTTTTTATGCTGCTGGTTTTTGCCTTCATATTTGTTCCTTTCAGCGGACCGGAAGCCTATATTATCGCGAGTGGGGTTCTATGCAGCATGATGGTTATGACTACGTTCAGCTTTGATGACAACTCCAAGTGGATGAAATATGCTATGGTTACCCCAGTTACCAAAAAAGACTTAGTGGCTAGCAAGTTTATCGTTCTGCTGATTTTCTCGATTATCGGTGTTGTCATCGGTCTAGTGATTGGTTTCATTGGCGGCATCATCGTCCGTAAAGTTGATTACAGCAACATGAGCGACGTCCTCACTCTGCCGGTAGTGGCTGTGGTTGGACTTGTGATTGCGGAAATCTTAGGAAGTATGTCTATCCCTCTCTTATTTAAGTTCGGTACAGAAAAAGCCCGTACATTATCACTTGTTTCCTTTATCATTCCCGCTGTAATTTGCTTTGGTGTATATGAGATTCTTATCTTCTTTGGTGTTTCTTTCACAGATCAGCTTGAATTGATCCTGCTGTGCTGCTCCCCGGTGATAGCGCTGGTATGGAACTTGATGATGTACAAAATCAGCTATGCGATCTTCTCAAAGAAGGAACTTTTATATTAA
- a CDS encoding ABC transporter permease produces the protein MEFLMKAERMKLQYPVIFILFLIGAVGTVMLGINSLDSENFAGFYVRGWKTFYLHMASFHGLFLYPLYAGVLASFICRYEHINGGWKQLFCLPIPRSRVYYAKLGTLMLLLGLIQLLFAGSYLLAGELLHLGNDLDVTELITGTVGGWLAILPFAALQLWVSMRLKSFVSSLILSASIVIANIVLTGLHASIGAWFPSTTAYYAMYPRGTALSPRLDVIPFILIVAATSAAYIWAGRRSLVRGARL, from the coding sequence ATGGAATTTTTGATGAAAGCCGAACGAATGAAGCTGCAGTATCCCGTCATCTTCATCCTGTTCCTTATCGGTGCGGTTGGAACGGTGATGCTCGGAATCAATAGTTTAGATTCAGAGAATTTTGCCGGTTTCTATGTGCGCGGCTGGAAAACCTTCTATCTGCATATGGCCAGCTTTCACGGCTTGTTTTTATATCCGCTTTATGCCGGGGTGCTGGCTTCTTTTATCTGCCGTTATGAGCATATTAACGGGGGCTGGAAACAGCTGTTTTGCCTGCCCATTCCCCGTTCCCGTGTCTATTATGCCAAATTGGGGACGCTGATGCTGCTGTTGGGTTTAATTCAACTGCTTTTTGCCGGCTCTTATCTGCTCGCGGGAGAACTGCTTCACTTGGGGAATGATTTGGATGTTACCGAATTGATCACCGGTACGGTTGGGGGCTGGCTGGCTATCCTGCCGTTTGCGGCGCTGCAGTTATGGGTGTCCATGCGCTTGAAGTCGTTTGTGTCCTCTCTGATTTTATCGGCTTCGATTGTGATAGCCAATATTGTGCTTACCGGGCTCCATGCTTCGATCGGTGCCTGGTTCCCCTCCACAACGGCCTATTACGCAATGTACCCAAGAGGAACCGCTTTGTCGCCCCGGCTGGATGTGATCCCGTTCATTCTCATTGTGGCCGCCACCTCTGCTGCGTACATCTGGGCGGGCCGCCGTTCGCTTGTGCGTGGGGCTCGGCTATAG
- a CDS encoding response regulator transcription factor yields MVKILIVDDDPHIRALMRLYLKNEGFDLAEADNGIDAHAVVKGSGIDLVILDIMMPHMDGWELCQAIRISDPDIPLLMVTAKGESGQKIKGFQLGTDDYMTKPFDPVELVMRVKALLRRSRIASSQVIALGEIVLNRKTYKVMRGDEELTLPLKEFELLFVLAGHPGQIFTREQLITQIWGMDYEGDDRTVDVHIKRLRERFAGDARHFRIETARSVGYRLAVNPG; encoded by the coding sequence ATGGTCAAAATTCTTATCGTGGACGACGATCCGCACATTCGCGCCCTGATGCGCCTGTACTTGAAGAATGAAGGGTTCGATCTGGCCGAGGCGGACAACGGCATCGATGCGCATGCCGTCGTCAAAGGTTCAGGCATCGATCTGGTTATCCTCGATATTATGATGCCGCATATGGACGGATGGGAGCTGTGCCAAGCGATCCGGATAAGCGATCCCGACATTCCGCTCCTGATGGTAACGGCCAAGGGCGAATCGGGTCAAAAGATCAAAGGCTTCCAGCTCGGGACCGACGATTATATGACGAAGCCGTTCGATCCGGTGGAGCTGGTGATGAGGGTAAAAGCATTACTGCGGCGCTCCCGGATTGCCTCTTCCCAGGTCATTGCGCTGGGGGAAATCGTACTGAACCGGAAAACGTACAAGGTTATGCGGGGAGACGAGGAACTGACTTTGCCTCTGAAAGAATTCGAGCTGTTATTTGTGCTTGCCGGCCATCCGGGGCAGATTTTCACGCGGGAGCAGCTGATTACCCAGATCTGGGGCATGGATTACGAAGGAGACGACCGGACCGTCGATGTTCATATCAAGCGGCTGCGGGAACGTTTTGCCGGGGACGCCCGCCATTTTCGCATTGAGACGGCACGAAGTGTGGGCTACCGTCTGGCGGTGAATCCGGGATGA
- a CDS encoding GntR family transcriptional regulator — protein MEIIISSNTSKPIYEQITSQIKAMIMGGELQTGDPIPSMRALAKSIHVSVITVQKAYEDLQRDGFIETTVGRGSFVSSQNKDFFQEEQQRKAEGHLQEAADIARTSGIPLSKLIELLTMFYQEEE, from the coding sequence GTGGAAATCATCATCAGCAGTAATACGAGCAAGCCTATATATGAACAAATCACCTCACAGATTAAGGCCATGATTATGGGCGGAGAATTACAGACAGGCGACCCTATTCCGTCCATGCGTGCATTGGCCAAATCTATTCATGTCAGTGTCATTACCGTACAAAAGGCTTATGAGGATTTGCAGCGGGATGGTTTTATTGAAACGACTGTTGGGCGGGGGAGTTTTGTATCGTCGCAAAACAAAGATTTTTTCCAAGAAGAACAACAGCGAAAAGCAGAAGGACATTTGCAGGAGGCCGCAGATATTGCACGTACCAGCGGTATACCACTCAGCAAGCTGATTGAGCTTTTGACTATGTTTTACCAAGAGGAGGAATAA
- a CDS encoding ABC transporter ATP-binding protein: MEPILQVENLTKQYPDFKLDQVSFSIPRGTIMGLIGENGAGKSTTINAILELIRKDEGIVTFWGQDLSSNPKQIKEDIGVVFDGINFYETLTPAKVGKISAAAYKQWDEAFYHSYLKKFQLSPDKEIKTFSKGMKMKLCIAVALSHKPKLLILDEATSGLDPIMRDDMLDVFLDFVQDENHSILMSSHITTDLEKVADYITFIHEGKVLFCKAKDELRYNYGIIRCGAALFEQIDKSEVLAYRKCDYQWDVLVADKEQARRKHKTAVVDDASIDDILLLYVKGEQV; the protein is encoded by the coding sequence ATGGAACCTATTTTGCAGGTTGAGAACCTAACCAAACAATATCCTGATTTCAAGCTGGATCAGGTTTCCTTTTCTATTCCGAGAGGCACGATCATGGGGCTGATTGGTGAGAACGGTGCCGGCAAAAGCACCACCATTAACGCCATTCTTGAACTCATCCGAAAGGATGAAGGTATCGTCACATTTTGGGGTCAGGATCTGTCCTCTAATCCTAAGCAAATCAAAGAGGACATAGGCGTTGTGTTTGACGGTATCAACTTTTATGAAACCCTCACACCGGCCAAGGTCGGCAAAATTTCAGCGGCTGCCTATAAACAGTGGGACGAAGCCTTTTACCACAGTTATTTAAAAAAGTTCCAGCTCTCTCCCGACAAGGAGATCAAAACATTTTCCAAAGGCATGAAGATGAAGCTTTGTATTGCTGTAGCACTCTCCCATAAGCCAAAGCTCCTGATCCTGGACGAAGCGACTAGCGGACTTGATCCTATCATGCGTGACGATATGTTGGATGTTTTTCTGGATTTTGTACAGGACGAAAACCACTCTATCCTGATGTCTTCCCACATCACAACGGATTTGGAGAAAGTGGCTGATTACATCACCTTTATTCACGAGGGAAAAGTTCTGTTCTGTAAGGCAAAGGACGAACTACGTTACAACTACGGTATTATTCGTTGCGGGGCAGCGCTGTTTGAACAGATTGACAAATCGGAGGTCCTTGCCTACCGGAAGTGCGACTATCAGTGGGATGTGCTGGTTGCCGATAAGGAACAAGCGCGCCGCAAGCATAAGACGGCAGTAGTGGACGACGCTTCTATTGACGATATTCTTCTTCTCTATGTAAAGGGGGAACAGGTGTAA
- a CDS encoding sensor histidine kinase encodes MKTLYVRVVLTFLAVIVISLVASLLISLALFQKALNATGKNDMIAAGNRIIRVYEQTNPPDLVTFMDNMAELVSYTLQLYDGNGGVDSYVPAKGRQAGKISPESVRKVLQGEVYRSQGQDNGTFIGLPFVSEGKRYALFVQSSSKNEAALIRLFFTILLLMLALGSLGILVAGRYVVKPLQAITDATKRLAKGDFEVELKINHGDELGTLSRSINDMAREIRQMERMRQDFVSNVSHEIQSPLTSISGFAKALKDGKLDIGEEEREQYLDIIVTESDRLSRLSDNLLKLASLESEHHPFKTETYNLDEQLRRVIVACEPQWSAKDIRVDMESPSGAAVRITADKDQLNQVWMNLLGNAVKFTPCAGQVFIAISQPQPGEVAVAVSDSGTGIAPEDIGFIFERFYKADKSRAEDRSGNGLGLAISQKIVALHHGSIAVKSTAGLGTTFTVTLPVGAPSDSVF; translated from the coding sequence ATGAAAACGTTATACGTCCGCGTCGTGCTGACTTTTCTGGCCGTTATCGTCATCAGCCTGGTCGCATCTCTGCTAATCTCCCTTGCCCTATTTCAGAAGGCGCTTAACGCTACGGGTAAAAACGATATGATCGCGGCCGGCAACCGCATCATCCGTGTGTATGAACAAACGAATCCTCCGGATTTGGTTACTTTTATGGACAACATGGCCGAATTGGTTTCTTATACCCTGCAGCTCTACGACGGCAATGGCGGGGTGGACTCCTATGTACCGGCCAAAGGCAGGCAGGCCGGGAAGATTAGCCCGGAATCTGTCCGCAAGGTGCTGCAGGGAGAGGTGTACCGTTCGCAAGGACAAGATAACGGAACGTTCATCGGCCTTCCGTTTGTATCTGAAGGGAAACGTTATGCCTTATTTGTGCAGAGCTCTTCCAAGAACGAAGCCGCGCTCATCCGTCTGTTCTTTACCATCCTGCTTCTCATGCTCGCGCTCGGAAGCTTGGGTATTCTCGTTGCCGGCAGGTACGTGGTGAAGCCTCTCCAGGCAATAACGGATGCGACTAAGCGGCTGGCCAAAGGCGACTTCGAGGTTGAACTGAAAATAAACCATGGAGACGAACTGGGAACACTCTCGCGGAGCATTAACGATATGGCCCGGGAAATCAGGCAAATGGAGCGGATGCGGCAGGATTTTGTATCGAACGTGTCTCATGAAATCCAGTCGCCGTTGACTTCCATCTCCGGTTTTGCGAAGGCATTGAAGGATGGGAAGCTTGACATCGGGGAGGAGGAACGCGAGCAATACTTGGATATTATCGTTACGGAGAGCGACAGGTTGTCCAGACTCAGCGATAATCTGCTGAAGCTCGCTTCCCTCGAATCGGAGCATCATCCGTTCAAGACGGAAACCTATAATCTTGATGAGCAGCTTCGGCGGGTGATTGTCGCATGCGAGCCCCAGTGGTCGGCAAAAGACATCCGCGTCGATATGGAATCCCCTTCCGGTGCTGCTGTCCGGATAACGGCCGACAAGGATCAACTCAATCAGGTGTGGATGAATTTGCTCGGAAATGCCGTCAAGTTCACGCCCTGCGCCGGACAGGTCTTCATCGCAATCAGCCAGCCCCAGCCGGGTGAGGTTGCCGTGGCCGTAAGCGATTCCGGGACCGGCATTGCGCCGGAGGATATAGGCTTTATTTTTGAGCGCTTCTACAAAGCGGACAAGTCGCGGGCAGAAGACCGTAGCGGCAATGGTCTTGGTCTGGCCATCTCCCAGAAGATCGTAGCACTTCATCATGGAAGCATAGCGGTGAAGAGTACGGCCGGACTGGGCACAACGTTCACCGTGACGCTCCCCGTGGGTGCTCCTTCTGATTCTGTCTTTTAG
- a CDS encoding flotillin family protein: MLYLISGIVVVILLALFSIVNAYKKVPPNQAMIVYGLGGKRVVQGGGTFVIPGFQNNKTISMMLMSFDVIPAQAMFSQQGIKLNLEAVAQIKIKSDPTAILTASEQFIDRPEEDRETIILHSVEGHLRGLIGQLTVESILKTPDEINSKMRETCSEDLDKMGLEVVSFTIKKITDDKGYIDNMGVPEIERIRRDASIAKAEAERDIQIKQAEAEKESSIAKANAHQATIEAGTAARAKESQFEKELNIKQADFKLETEVKKAQADLAYELQQNKIKQSLVTEQVKITQMEAEANRTVREIEVELRQKELEATVIKPAQAENQATIMRAEAAKQRQILEAEAEAATTTKRGLATAEAELAKGRANAEIVQLAGAAEAGALEKKAEAYKQFTQAALTVEFLKVLPELAEKIASPLAKVDKITVISQDGASSGVNKITSDIAKIMTQVPELTKTLTGMNVTEALSGLLGRDKEQ, translated from the coding sequence ATGCTCTATTTAATCTCGGGAATTGTTGTTGTTATTCTCCTGGCTTTGTTCAGTATCGTGAACGCTTATAAAAAAGTTCCGCCCAATCAGGCGATGATAGTCTACGGCCTCGGCGGAAAAAGAGTGGTTCAGGGCGGCGGGACGTTCGTCATCCCCGGCTTCCAGAACAATAAGACCATCTCCATGATGCTGATGAGCTTCGATGTCATCCCGGCGCAGGCGATGTTCTCCCAGCAGGGCATCAAGCTCAACCTGGAGGCGGTGGCCCAGATTAAGATAAAAAGCGATCCAACCGCTATTCTGACGGCCAGTGAGCAGTTTATCGACCGGCCGGAAGAGGACCGCGAGACGATTATCCTGCATTCGGTGGAAGGCCATTTGCGCGGCTTGATCGGACAATTGACAGTGGAATCCATTCTAAAAACTCCTGACGAAATCAACAGCAAGATGCGGGAGACCTGCTCGGAAGACCTCGACAAGATGGGGCTTGAGGTAGTCAGCTTCACCATTAAGAAAATTACGGATGACAAAGGGTATATCGACAACATGGGGGTTCCGGAAATTGAGCGCATCCGCCGCGATGCCAGCATCGCCAAGGCAGAAGCGGAACGCGATATCCAGATCAAGCAAGCTGAGGCGGAGAAGGAATCCTCGATTGCCAAAGCCAATGCGCATCAGGCCACCATCGAAGCGGGAACCGCCGCCCGCGCCAAGGAATCTCAGTTCGAGAAGGAATTGAACATTAAGCAGGCGGACTTTAAGCTGGAGACAGAAGTGAAGAAAGCCCAGGCGGATCTTGCGTACGAATTGCAGCAGAACAAAATCAAGCAGTCGCTGGTTACCGAGCAGGTCAAGATCACGCAGATGGAAGCGGAGGCTAACCGGACTGTCCGGGAAATTGAAGTGGAGCTGAGACAGAAGGAGCTGGAGGCAACGGTGATCAAGCCGGCCCAGGCGGAGAACCAGGCTACGATTATGAGAGCGGAAGCGGCCAAGCAGCGGCAAATTCTTGAAGCGGAGGCAGAGGCGGCCACGACGACCAAGCGGGGGCTGGCCACAGCAGAAGCCGAGCTGGCGAAGGGGAGAGCCAACGCGGAAATTGTACAATTGGCTGGAGCGGCGGAAGCGGGAGCGCTGGAGAAGAAAGCCGAGGCGTACAAACAGTTCACGCAAGCTGCGCTTACAGTGGAATTCCTGAAGGTCCTGCCGGAATTGGCCGAGAAAATCGCCTCTCCGCTGGCCAAGGTCGATAAGATTACAGTGATTTCCCAGGATGGAGCTTCATCCGGCGTGAACAAAATTACCAGCGATATCGCCAAAATCATGACCCAGGTTCCTGAATTGACAAAGACGCTTACCGGCATGAACGTGACAGAGGCGCTCAGCGGGCTGCTCGGGCGGGATAAGGAGCAGTAA